In one Myxococcus xanthus genomic region, the following are encoded:
- the ybaL gene encoding YbaL family putative K(+) efflux transporter has protein sequence MPHDTTLIATIAVGLGLAFVGGFVARWLKLPPLVGYLLAGVAVGPFTPGFVADGGLAGQLAEIGVILLMFGVGIHFSIKDLLAVRNIAVPGAVVQIAAATVMGTAVSHWWGWSLGAGLVFGLALSTASTVVLLRALEERGILDSVNGRIAVGWLIVEDLAMVLALVLLPALGNVLGSADTQTPATAAAGDSLIWTLAFTLGKVCLFVALMVVAGTRLVPWLLTQVAKTGSRELFTLSVLAVSLGIAFGAAALFGVSFALGAFFAGVVVSESELSHRVAEDSLPLQDAFSVLFFVSVGMLFDPMVMVKQPLEVLAVLGIIVLGKSLAAFFIVLAFRYPVNTALTVSASLAQIGEFSFILVGLGVTLGLLPKEGQSLVLSGALLSITLNPLVFKTIDPLLAWLRRHPRFAARMDPEEDELSDLPIGMGDVQLREHAVLIGYGRVGGVIGQSLTEQKIPFVVVEQNREYVERLREEGVPAIYGDAAVPGILEHAHLDTASILIVATPDALQARAIVEQAKGVNPSLPAVVRTHGDEERDYLVSLGVDRVVMGEHALARSMLDYVLERLSALKAGPLLPAPADAVVP, from the coding sequence GTGCCTCACGACACCACGCTCATCGCCACCATCGCAGTTGGACTCGGACTGGCCTTCGTCGGTGGGTTCGTCGCACGGTGGCTGAAGCTGCCACCTTTGGTGGGCTATCTCCTGGCGGGCGTGGCCGTGGGGCCATTCACGCCGGGCTTCGTCGCGGATGGGGGCCTTGCCGGTCAGTTGGCGGAGATTGGCGTCATCCTGCTGATGTTCGGCGTGGGGATTCATTTCTCCATCAAGGACCTGCTCGCCGTGCGCAATATCGCGGTGCCGGGCGCCGTCGTGCAGATCGCGGCGGCCACCGTGATGGGGACCGCGGTCTCGCACTGGTGGGGTTGGAGCCTGGGTGCGGGCCTGGTGTTCGGCCTCGCGCTGTCCACCGCCAGCACCGTGGTGCTGCTGCGCGCCTTGGAGGAGCGGGGCATCCTCGATTCGGTGAATGGCCGCATCGCGGTGGGTTGGCTGATTGTCGAGGACCTGGCGATGGTGCTCGCCCTGGTCCTCCTCCCCGCGCTGGGCAACGTCCTTGGCTCCGCCGACACGCAGACGCCCGCGACGGCGGCCGCTGGAGACAGCCTCATCTGGACCCTGGCCTTCACGCTGGGGAAGGTGTGCCTCTTCGTGGCGCTGATGGTGGTCGCCGGCACGCGGCTGGTGCCCTGGCTGCTGACCCAGGTGGCCAAGACGGGCTCCCGCGAGCTGTTCACGTTGTCGGTGCTGGCGGTGTCGCTGGGGATTGCGTTCGGGGCCGCCGCGCTCTTCGGCGTCTCCTTCGCGCTGGGCGCCTTCTTCGCGGGCGTGGTGGTCAGTGAGTCGGAGCTCAGCCACCGGGTGGCGGAGGATTCGCTGCCGCTCCAGGACGCGTTCTCGGTGCTGTTCTTCGTGTCGGTGGGAATGCTCTTCGACCCGATGGTGATGGTGAAGCAGCCGCTCGAGGTCCTCGCCGTGCTGGGCATCATCGTCCTGGGCAAGTCGCTGGCCGCCTTCTTCATCGTGTTGGCGTTCCGCTACCCGGTGAACACCGCCCTCACGGTGTCCGCGAGCCTGGCGCAGATTGGGGAGTTCTCATTCATCCTGGTGGGATTGGGCGTCACGCTCGGGCTGCTGCCGAAAGAAGGGCAGAGCCTGGTGTTGTCGGGAGCCCTGCTGTCCATCACCCTCAATCCGCTCGTCTTCAAGACCATTGATCCGCTGCTGGCGTGGCTACGCCGGCACCCAAGGTTCGCCGCGCGCATGGACCCCGAGGAAGATGAGCTGTCCGACCTGCCCATTGGCATGGGGGACGTGCAACTGCGCGAGCACGCGGTGTTGATTGGCTACGGGCGCGTGGGCGGCGTGATTGGCCAGAGCCTGACGGAGCAGAAGATTCCCTTCGTGGTCGTGGAGCAGAACCGCGAGTACGTGGAGCGCCTTCGTGAGGAGGGCGTGCCCGCCATCTACGGGGACGCCGCGGTGCCCGGCATCCTGGAGCACGCGCACCTGGATACGGCGTCCATCCTCATCGTCGCCACGCCGGACGCGCTGCAGGCCCGCGCCATCGTGGAGCAGGCCAAAGGCGTGAATCCGTCCCTTCCCGCGGTGGTGCGCACGCATGGGGACGAGGAGCGGGATTACTTGGTGTCATTGGGCGTGGACCGGGTGGTGATGGGCGAGCACGCGCTGGCACGGAGCATGTTGGACTACGTGCTGGAGCGACTGTCCGCACTGAAGGCCGGGCCTCTGTTGCCGGCACCCGCGGACGCCGTGGTGCCTTGA
- a CDS encoding methylmalonyl-CoA mutase family protein, translating to MRNVQQTPVPQPYKPRFHVRIVTAASLFDGHDAAINVMRRLMQSSGAEIIHLGHNRSVAEIVDCAIQEDVQGIAITSYQGGHVEFFKYMIDLLRERKANIKVFGGGGGTILPSEIEELHRYGVTRIYSPDDGRAMGLQGMIDDLISQCDFEKRPADFAPLLDAPSMREPSRIAPLITIAENFASQGAALREAMSHIQARGPRVPILGITGTGGAGKSSLVDELVRRFLADFPDKTLAVLSVDPSKRKSGGALLGDRIRMNAIDNPRVYMRSMATRQSNLALSKHVGDSIEICKAAGFDLIVVETSGIGQSDTEITEHSDVALYVMTAEYGAATQLEKIDMLDFADVIAINKFDKRGSLDALRDVRKQWKRNHNAFTTADDAVPVFGTIASQFNDPGMNQLYRALMDTISTKTGAPLKSGFELTPGMSEKKWIIPPERTRYLAEIVEACESYDGFVKAQAAIARRMYQLHGTIEALRTNVGRKRLEIVEPKDPSDTVQVTERVEGEPAYLSELVELYKDLESRLHADCRRLLAEWPATKRRYAASKYQFQVRDKVIELDLYAETLSHLRIPKIALPRYEDWGDILTWLLRENAPGAFPFTAGVFPLKREGEDPARMFAGEGGPERTNKRFHYVSRGLPAKRLSTAFDSVTLYGEDPDHRPDIYGKVGNSGVSIANVDDAKKLYSGFDLADPSTSVSMTINGPAPMLLGFFLNAAVDQQCEKWIRENGKVDEVEKKIDALYRERGLPRPRYQGDLPQGNDGLGLLLLGVSGDEVLPRDVYERIRAKTLQSVRGTVQADILKEDQAQNTCIFSTEFALRVMGDIQQYFIDQKVRNFYSVSISGYHIAEAGANPISQLAFTLANGFTFVEYYLSRGMDIDDFAPNLSFFFSNGMDPEYAVLGRVARRIWAKAIRDKYGGNDRSQKLKYHIQTSGRSLHAQEIAFNDIRTTLQALLALNDNCNSLHTNAYDEAITTPTEESVRRALAIQLVINKEFGLSKNENPSQGAFIIEELTDLVEAAVLAEFRAISERGGVLGAMERMYQRSKIQEESLYYETLKHDGTLPIIGVNTFLDPKGSPTVTPPEVIRATTEEKNYSITSRDAFWKRNEATAPKALEAVRRAALDNGNIFAALMDACKVCTLGQLSRALYEVGGQYRRNM from the coding sequence GTGCGAAACGTCCAGCAGACACCCGTTCCCCAGCCCTACAAGCCTCGTTTCCACGTCCGCATCGTGACGGCCGCCTCCCTGTTCGACGGGCATGACGCCGCCATCAACGTGATGCGCCGCCTCATGCAGTCCTCGGGCGCGGAAATCATCCACCTGGGGCACAACCGCTCGGTGGCTGAGATTGTCGACTGCGCCATCCAGGAGGACGTGCAGGGCATCGCCATCACGTCCTACCAGGGCGGTCACGTCGAGTTCTTCAAGTACATGATTGACCTGCTGCGCGAGCGGAAGGCCAACATCAAGGTCTTCGGCGGCGGTGGCGGCACCATCCTCCCGTCGGAGATTGAAGAGCTCCACCGCTACGGCGTCACGCGCATCTACTCGCCGGACGATGGGCGGGCCATGGGCCTTCAGGGGATGATTGACGACCTCATCTCCCAGTGCGACTTCGAGAAGCGGCCGGCGGACTTCGCGCCCCTGCTCGATGCGCCCTCGATGCGCGAGCCGTCCCGGATTGCCCCGCTCATCACCATCGCGGAGAACTTCGCGTCCCAGGGCGCGGCCCTGCGCGAGGCCATGTCGCATATCCAGGCCAGGGGCCCGCGCGTGCCCATCCTGGGCATCACCGGCACCGGCGGAGCGGGCAAGTCCAGCCTCGTGGATGAGCTGGTGCGCCGCTTCCTCGCCGACTTCCCGGACAAGACGCTCGCCGTGCTGTCCGTGGACCCGTCCAAGCGCAAGTCCGGCGGCGCGCTCCTGGGCGACCGCATCCGGATGAACGCCATCGACAATCCGCGCGTGTACATGCGCTCGATGGCCACCCGCCAGAGCAACCTCGCCCTGTCCAAGCACGTGGGCGACTCCATCGAAATCTGCAAGGCCGCCGGCTTCGACCTCATCGTGGTGGAGACCTCCGGCATCGGCCAGTCCGACACCGAAATCACCGAGCACTCCGACGTGGCGCTCTACGTGATGACGGCGGAGTACGGCGCGGCGACGCAGCTCGAGAAGATCGACATGCTCGACTTCGCGGACGTCATCGCCATCAACAAGTTCGACAAGCGCGGTTCGCTGGACGCGCTGCGCGACGTGCGCAAGCAGTGGAAGCGCAACCACAACGCCTTCACCACCGCCGATGACGCGGTGCCCGTGTTCGGCACCATCGCCTCGCAGTTCAACGACCCGGGGATGAACCAGCTCTACCGGGCGCTCATGGACACCATCTCCACGAAGACGGGCGCGCCGCTCAAGTCCGGCTTCGAGCTCACGCCGGGGATGAGCGAGAAGAAGTGGATCATCCCGCCCGAGCGCACGCGCTACCTGGCGGAAATCGTCGAGGCCTGTGAGTCCTATGACGGCTTCGTGAAGGCCCAGGCCGCCATCGCCCGGCGTATGTACCAGCTCCACGGCACCATCGAGGCGCTGCGCACCAACGTGGGCAGGAAGCGCCTGGAAATCGTCGAGCCCAAGGACCCCTCGGACACGGTGCAGGTCACCGAGCGCGTCGAGGGCGAGCCCGCCTACCTGAGCGAGCTGGTGGAGCTGTACAAGGATTTGGAGTCGCGGCTCCACGCCGACTGCCGCCGGCTGCTGGCCGAGTGGCCCGCGACGAAGCGCCGCTACGCCGCGTCCAAGTACCAGTTCCAGGTCCGCGACAAGGTCATCGAGCTGGACCTGTACGCGGAGACGCTCTCCCACCTGCGCATCCCCAAGATTGCCCTCCCCCGTTACGAAGACTGGGGTGACATCCTCACCTGGCTGCTGCGGGAGAATGCGCCGGGCGCCTTCCCCTTCACCGCGGGCGTCTTCCCGCTCAAGCGCGAGGGCGAGGACCCCGCGCGCATGTTCGCCGGCGAGGGCGGCCCGGAGCGCACCAACAAGCGCTTCCACTACGTGTCGCGGGGCCTGCCCGCCAAGCGCCTGTCCACGGCCTTCGACTCGGTGACGCTGTACGGCGAGGACCCGGACCACCGGCCGGACATCTACGGCAAGGTGGGCAACTCGGGCGTGTCCATCGCCAACGTGGACGACGCGAAGAAGCTCTACTCCGGCTTCGACCTGGCGGACCCGTCCACGTCCGTGTCCATGACCATCAACGGCCCCGCGCCGATGCTGCTCGGGTTCTTCCTCAACGCCGCGGTGGATCAGCAGTGCGAAAAGTGGATTCGCGAGAACGGCAAGGTCGACGAGGTCGAGAAGAAGATTGATGCCCTCTACCGCGAGCGCGGCCTGCCGCGGCCCCGCTACCAGGGCGACTTGCCGCAGGGCAACGACGGGTTGGGCCTGCTGCTGCTCGGCGTGTCCGGCGACGAGGTGCTCCCGCGCGACGTCTACGAGCGCATCCGCGCGAAGACGCTCCAGTCGGTGCGCGGTACCGTGCAGGCGGACATCCTGAAGGAGGACCAGGCGCAGAACACCTGCATCTTCTCCACGGAGTTCGCCCTGCGGGTGATGGGCGACATCCAGCAGTACTTCATCGACCAGAAGGTGCGGAACTTCTACTCGGTGTCGATTTCCGGCTACCACATCGCGGAAGCCGGGGCGAACCCCATCTCCCAGCTCGCCTTCACGCTGGCCAACGGCTTCACCTTCGTCGAGTACTACCTGTCGCGGGGCATGGACATCGACGACTTCGCGCCCAACCTCTCGTTCTTCTTCTCGAACGGAATGGACCCGGAGTACGCCGTGCTGGGCCGCGTGGCGCGCCGCATCTGGGCCAAGGCCATCCGGGACAAGTACGGCGGCAATGACCGCTCGCAGAAGCTGAAGTACCACATCCAGACGTCTGGCCGGAGCCTGCACGCGCAGGAGATTGCCTTCAACGACATCCGGACCACGCTGCAAGCGTTGCTCGCGCTCAACGACAACTGCAACTCGTTGCACACCAACGCCTACGACGAGGCCATCACCACGCCCACCGAGGAGAGCGTGCGCCGCGCGCTCGCCATCCAGTTGGTCATCAACAAGGAGTTCGGCCTCTCCAAGAACGAAAACCCCAGCCAGGGTGCGTTCATCATCGAGGAGCTGACCGACCTGGTGGAGGCGGCGGTGCTGGCGGAGTTCCGCGCCATCTCCGAGCGCGGCGGCGTGCTGGGGGCCATGGAGCGCATGTACCAGCGCTCCAAGATTCAGGAGGAGTCCCTCTACTACGAGACGCTGAAGCACGACGGGACGCTGCCCATCATCGGGGTGAATACGTTCCTGGACCCCAAGGGCTCTCCGACGGTGACGCCGCCCGAGGTCATCCGCGCAACGACGGAGGAGAAGAACTACTCCATCACCTCGCGCGACGCCTTCTGGAAGCGGAACGAGGCGACGGCGCCCAAGGCCCTGGAGGCCGTGCGCCGCGCGGCGCTGGACAACGGCAACATCTTCGCCGCGCTGATGGACGCCTGTAAGGTCTGCACGCTCGGCCAGCTCTCCCGCGCGCTGTACGAGGTGGGCGGGCAGTACCGGCGCAACATGTAA
- the meaB gene encoding methylmalonyl Co-A mutase-associated GTPase MeaB, with amino-acid sequence MKLLSADAYVDGVRAGDRAMLARTITLVESELPRHAALAQEVLTRLLPATGGSRRVGISGVPGAGKSTFIDALGMHLVKAGKRVAVLAIDPSSTVSGGSILGDKTRMARLSREEAAYIRPSPSSGTLGGVARKTRETLLLCEAAGFDVVLVETVGVGQSETVVADLVDFYLVLMLAGAGDELQGIKRGILEVADMLAINKADGDNKPRAERARSELRAALHLMRPGAEPEITTCSALEGTGIEKLWTSVETQLGRSAVSGAMERRRKAQQVQWMWSMVQDGLRAALRAHPEVSALVPTLEADVREGRATPTSAALRVLGAFLPETRA; translated from the coding sequence GTGAAGCTGCTGTCCGCGGACGCGTATGTAGACGGTGTGCGCGCGGGTGACCGCGCCATGCTCGCGCGCACCATCACCCTGGTGGAGAGCGAGCTGCCGCGCCATGCCGCGCTCGCCCAGGAGGTCCTCACGCGGCTGCTCCCCGCCACGGGTGGCAGCCGGCGCGTGGGCATCAGCGGCGTGCCGGGCGCGGGCAAGAGCACCTTCATCGACGCGCTGGGCATGCACTTGGTGAAGGCCGGCAAGCGCGTGGCAGTGCTGGCCATCGACCCGTCCAGCACCGTGTCCGGCGGCAGCATCCTGGGTGACAAGACGCGCATGGCGCGGCTGTCGCGCGAGGAAGCCGCGTACATCCGCCCCAGCCCCTCCAGCGGTACTTTGGGCGGCGTGGCACGCAAGACGCGCGAGACGCTGCTCTTGTGTGAGGCGGCGGGCTTCGACGTGGTCCTGGTGGAGACGGTGGGCGTGGGCCAGTCGGAGACGGTGGTGGCCGACCTGGTGGACTTCTACCTGGTGCTCATGCTGGCGGGCGCCGGGGACGAACTGCAGGGCATCAAGCGCGGCATCCTCGAGGTGGCGGACATGCTCGCCATCAACAAGGCGGACGGCGACAACAAGCCGCGCGCCGAAAGGGCCCGCTCCGAGCTACGCGCCGCGTTGCACCTGATGCGGCCAGGCGCCGAGCCGGAAATCACCACCTGCAGTGCCCTGGAGGGCACCGGCATCGAGAAGCTGTGGACATCCGTCGAGACGCAGCTCGGGCGGAGCGCGGTCTCGGGCGCGATGGAGCGCCGCCGCAAGGCGCAGCAGGTGCAGTGGATGTGGTCCATGGTGCAGGACGGCCTCCGAGCGGCCCTGCGTGCGCACCCCGAGGTGTCCGCACTGGTGCCCACGCTGGAGGCGGACGTGCGCGAAGGGCGTGCGACACCGACGTCGGCCGCACTGCGGGTGCTGGGCGCGTTCCTCCCTGAAACGAGGGCCTGA
- the scpA gene encoding methylmalonyl-CoA mutase: protein MRPHVPDFSGIDFDAPETHSAAPMRDQQLRQAGEATRNAERWDTPEGIPVKPVYTREDMEGVEHLGSLPGLPPFVRGPYSTMYVQQPWTVRQYAGFSTAEASNAFYRRNLAAGQKGLSIAFDLATHRGYDSDHPRVAGDVGMAGVAIDSIKDMRILFDRIPLDQMSVSMTMNGAVLPVLALYVVAAEEQGVRPEQLSGTIQNDILKEFMVRNTYIYPPAPSMRIIGDIFRFTAEKMPRFNSISISGYHMQEAGATQDLELGYTLADGVEYVRAGLAAGLSVDAFAPRLSFFWAIGMNFFMEVAKMRAARLLWAKLIKGFSPKTDKSLALRTHSQTSGWSLTAQDVFNNVVRTCVEAMAATQGHTQSLHTNSLDEAIALPTDFSARIARNTQLYLQLESGTTRVIDPWGGSYYVERLTHELAHKAWAHIQEVEALGGMTKAIEAGLPKLRIEEAAARTQARIDSGRQAIIGVNKYPPEREDSIEILKVDNSAVREAQIARLRELRAERNAEDVRRKLDALTEAGRRGEGNLLALAIDAARAKATVGEISDALEKVFGRYEATVRSVTGVYSSEAGKDAQGIIDAREKADAFLARFGRRPRILIAKMGQDGHDRGQKVIATAFADLGFDVDIGPLFQTPEESARQAVENDVHVVGASSLAAGHLTLVPQLKQALKALGREDIMVVVGGVIPAQDYDALRAAGAAAIFGPGTVISKAAIELLDKLAASLEEEA from the coding sequence ATGCGCCCCCACGTACCGGACTTCTCGGGCATCGACTTCGACGCCCCCGAAACGCACTCCGCCGCGCCCATGCGCGACCAGCAACTGCGTCAGGCCGGCGAGGCCACGCGCAACGCCGAGCGCTGGGACACGCCCGAGGGCATCCCCGTCAAGCCGGTGTACACGCGAGAGGACATGGAGGGCGTGGAGCACCTGGGCTCGCTGCCGGGCCTGCCGCCCTTCGTGCGCGGCCCCTACTCCACCATGTACGTGCAGCAGCCGTGGACGGTGCGGCAGTACGCCGGCTTCTCCACGGCCGAGGCCTCCAACGCCTTCTACCGCCGAAACCTCGCGGCGGGACAGAAGGGCCTGTCCATCGCCTTCGACCTCGCGACGCACCGGGGCTACGACAGCGACCATCCCCGCGTGGCGGGTGACGTGGGCATGGCGGGCGTGGCCATCGACTCCATCAAGGACATGCGCATCCTGTTCGACCGGATTCCGCTCGACCAGATGAGCGTGTCCATGACGATGAACGGGGCCGTGCTCCCGGTGCTGGCGCTCTACGTGGTCGCCGCCGAGGAGCAAGGCGTGCGCCCCGAGCAGCTCAGCGGGACCATCCAGAACGACATCCTCAAGGAGTTCATGGTCCGCAACACGTACATCTACCCGCCCGCTCCGTCGATGCGCATCATCGGCGACATCTTCCGCTTCACGGCGGAGAAGATGCCGCGCTTCAACAGCATCAGCATCAGCGGCTACCACATGCAGGAAGCCGGGGCGACGCAGGACCTGGAGCTGGGCTACACGCTGGCGGATGGCGTGGAGTACGTGCGCGCCGGGCTCGCGGCGGGACTGAGCGTGGACGCCTTCGCGCCGCGCCTGTCCTTCTTCTGGGCCATTGGCATGAACTTCTTCATGGAAGTGGCCAAGATGCGCGCCGCCCGCCTGCTCTGGGCGAAGCTCATCAAGGGCTTCTCCCCGAAGACGGACAAGAGCCTGGCGCTGCGCACCCACAGCCAGACGTCGGGATGGAGCCTCACCGCGCAGGACGTCTTCAACAATGTCGTGCGCACCTGCGTGGAGGCCATGGCCGCCACCCAGGGCCACACGCAGAGCCTGCACACCAACTCGCTGGACGAGGCCATCGCGCTGCCCACCGACTTCAGCGCGCGCATCGCCCGCAACACCCAGCTCTATCTCCAGTTGGAGAGCGGCACCACGCGCGTCATCGACCCGTGGGGTGGCAGCTACTACGTGGAGCGCCTCACGCACGAACTGGCGCACAAGGCGTGGGCCCACATCCAGGAGGTCGAGGCGCTGGGCGGCATGACGAAGGCCATCGAGGCCGGCCTGCCCAAGCTGCGCATCGAGGAGGCGGCGGCGCGCACCCAGGCGCGCATCGACTCCGGCCGCCAGGCCATCATCGGCGTGAACAAGTACCCGCCCGAGCGCGAGGACTCCATCGAGATTCTCAAAGTGGACAACTCGGCGGTGCGCGAGGCGCAGATTGCCCGGCTGCGCGAGCTGCGCGCCGAGCGCAACGCGGAGGACGTCCGCCGCAAGCTGGACGCGCTCACCGAGGCGGGACGGCGCGGCGAGGGCAACCTGCTGGCACTGGCCATCGACGCGGCCCGCGCCAAGGCGACGGTGGGCGAAATCAGCGACGCGCTCGAGAAGGTGTTCGGGCGCTACGAGGCCACGGTGCGCAGCGTGACGGGTGTGTATTCCAGCGAAGCGGGCAAGGACGCTCAGGGAATCATCGACGCGCGCGAGAAGGCGGACGCGTTCCTCGCGCGCTTCGGCCGCCGGCCGCGCATCCTCATCGCGAAGATGGGGCAGGACGGACATGACCGCGGCCAGAAGGTCATCGCCACCGCGTTCGCGGACCTGGGCTTCGACGTGGACATCGGTCCCCTGTTCCAGACGCCCGAGGAGTCCGCGCGGCAGGCGGTGGAGAACGACGTGCACGTCGTGGGCGCCAGCTCGCTCGCCGCCGGCCACCTGACGCTGGTGCCGCAACTCAAGCAGGCCCTCAAGGCGCTGGGCCGTGAGGACATCATGGTCGTCGTGGGCGGCGTCATCCCCGCGCAGGACTACGACGCGCTTCGCGCCGCGGGCGCCGCGGCCATCTTCGGCCCTGGCACGGTCATCTCCAAGGCGGCCATCGAACTGCTCGACAAGCTGGCCGCGTCGCTGGAGGAAGAGGCGTGA